The Leadbetterella byssophila DSM 17132 DNA window CTATGGCTATTACTTCTGTCTTATGCTTTTCCCACAGATGAAGAAGTTTAGCTTCAGCTTCTTGCGCTTTAAATGTAGGATATATCACATCATCCGCCATGAGATTCCCCTGTGCATCTAAAATAACCACTTTACAGCCTGTTCGGAAGCCAGGATCTATACCCATCGTACGCTTTTGCCCCATAGGAGCAGCTAATAGCAATTGCCTAAGGTTAGTAGTAAATATCTCAATGGCAGCCTTATCTGCTTTTTCTTTGAGCGCATTATCAAATTCCTTTTCTAAACTAGGCATCATCAACCTTTTAAGGGCATCTGTAAGTGCTAAATTTACCTGTTCTTTTGCCTCAGGAAGGCCTTTAAGAAGGAGTCTTTGCAATTGGTTTTCAGCATCTTCTTTTTCAATCTCTAAACCTACTTTTAATATGCCTTCTTCCTCTCCCCTCTTTATGGCAAGATATCTGTGAGATGGAATCCTTTTGGCTTCCTCTTCGTAATCAAAATAGTCTTTGAATTTCAAGCCCTCCTCTTCTTTCCCTTTCTTTACTTTAGAAACCACATATGCCGTCCTCTCGTAGATGCTTCTAACTCTTTTCCTGCACTCCAAATCATCTGCAATCCATTCCGCTATGATATCTCTAGCTCCTGCAAGCGCTTCATCCACTGACTTCACCTTGTCATTCAGGTATCTTCCTGCTATAGATTCTAGATTTCTTTCCCTCTGATCAAAAATTAATTTTGCCAATGGTTCCAGTCCGGCCTCCATGGCTACTGAAGCCCTTGTTTTCTTCTTAGGTTTATACGGAAGGTAAATCTCCTCTAAATCAGCAAGCAAAAGGGTTTTCTCTAGTTTGTTTCGAAGTTCAGAAGTTAGTTTTCCCTGGGCTTCAATAGATTCAAGGATGGCTGTTCTTCTTTTGTCAGCTTCCTTCATTTTATCGTTCCACTTCTTGATTTCCAGGATATGGACCTCGTCCAAACTACCTGTAGCTTCTTTTCTATACCGGGCTATAAATGGCACTGTCCCTCCGGCCTCAAGTAGCTCCACGGTTTTACTTATCTGCTGAATGCTAACATTTAATAATTCAGAAATATATTGTAACTGTGCTGTAGTCATTCCAACCTTTTTCTATTAATTCAAGTCTATAATTTCAGAAACACAAATGTAACTATGAAAAATCTATTCTATGCCTTAATCTTTTTTGCATTTTCGTGTCAATCAGACTCTGTTTTAGCTCCATTGATTAATGACATTGCGGAAGTTAAGTCAGGGCAATCTTTTGGGATGTGCGTAGGCAAATGCCATAATGAACTGGTAATCTCAGGAGAAAAAGTCACACTTATCCAGAAAGGAGTTTCAGAGAGAGGGGGCGACCTACAAACTTCGAGTGCAGACGCAAGTGAAAGATTAGATGCCATAAAAAAGATTTTCAAGAAATTCAAGAAATCAGATTTTCTAAAATTAAATGAAGTCTACGGGTGTCCGGACTGCGCAGACGGAGGTGCAGAATGGTTAAGCCTTAAGTTTAAGGACGGAAAAGTGAAGAAGGTAAGCTTTGAATATGGTAGCACTTTACCGGGATTTGAAGAAATCATTTCTGCCCTACGCACTGAGCGCTTATCTTTGATAGAAAAAAACAGGTAAATGGATATATATGACTTTTTAGTCATAGGGGGTGGTGCTTCAGGCTACTTTGCAGCCATCAATACTAAAGAAAAAGCGCCCCATTTGAAGATAGGAATCATAGAGAAGCAGGGCAAGGTTCTCCAGAAGGTAAAGGTTTCAGGTGGGGGAAGATGTAATGTGACCAATGGAGAAACGGACCCCAAAATTCTCTCTAAAAATTATCCCAGAGGGGCGGATTTTTTGGAAACTGCGTTCCAGACCTTTGGATCTAAGGACACCTATTCCTGGTTTGAAAAAAGAGGTGTCAAACTAAAAACAGAGAAAGATGGAAGAGTATTTCCCGTTTCTGATTCTTCACAAAGTATAATTGATTGCTTTCTACGTCTTGCAAAAGGCGTAGATTTGTTTTTAAAGACTAGGGTGGAAAATCTTGAGAGAGACGGCGAACTCTGGATCATTCATTGTTCTGATGATAGCATCTTTAAAGCTAAGCGACTGCTCATTGCCACAGGCAGTGACAGTAGGATATGGTCTGCCCTACACCACTTAAATTTCAAAATAGAACCAGAAGTACCATCACTGTTTACATTTCAAATTCCCGAGCCTGAATTGCACGAACTTCAGGGTATCAGTTTTCCCAATGCCACAGTAAGGGCAGGCAAAATCCTACAAAATGGACCTCTATTAATAACACATTGGGGGCTCTCAGGACCTGCTATTTTAAAACTATCCGCTTGGGGGGCATACGCTCTAAAAGAAAAAGATTATCAGTTTGATTTAGAGGTAAATTGGCTCTCTGAGAAGGATATTAGGAAGGTGGAAGCTGATTTAAAAGCAAAATTTGCTGAAAATCCGAAAAAAAATGTGCGAATGTTGCCTTATGGCACTTTAACCCAAAGATTTTGGAACTATATTTGTGTAAGGTCAGGTATAGGAGAATTTCAAAAAGGGGCAGAAGCAGGCAAGAAGCAAATTGCCAAGCTATTAGAAAACCTGACAGCGGCAAAGTACAAAGTAAGCGGGAAGAGTACCTTTAAAGAGGAATTCGTAACTGCTGGAGGGGTTAGTTTGGATGAGATTCATGTAGAAACTTTTGCTTCCAAGCAGTACCCAAATTTGTATTTTGGTGGTGAAGTCTTAAACATTGATGCTATCACCGGCGGATTTAATTTCCAGGCAGCATGGACGGCAGGTTGGATTATTTCTAGTGATGTTTCAAAGAAATAACCACTAAAATATGCTACATTATCAATGGAAACTTCTAATTTTGAATACTTACTTATAACCATTTAGACTGTGACCCATTTAATAGAAAGATTTACCGAACTTTTAAAAAAAGGTAAATACAATTCTGCGACCATAGCTGCGTATAGAAATGCTATTTTCGTTTTCTACAATAATTTCCGGGATTATCCTCAAAATAAATTCACTGATGAATTGATTTCGGAATACATCCTTAACCTTAGCAAGAAAACTAACCCTCAGGTAGCTGCGCAGACCGGAAAAGCCATTATCCTATTCTTTGACAAGATCTATAACCGCAAGCTAAACATCAAAGCCACCGGTAAGATCAAAGAAGAGCAGACCATTGAGATCCTGAGCAAATCTGAGCTGCAAACCTTGTTCAGCAGCATTAAAAACCTGAAACATAAATTGCTCCTGATCATGATCTATAATAATGGTCTCAAAGTCAATGAAGCCATTAACTTGAAGGTAGGTGACATAGACACAGAAAATAATACCATAAAGATTGATGCAGACCAGCCAAAGAAAAGTCGCCTACTGCGCCTTAGCCCCGCTTTAAACGGACTGATAGAAGAATACAAACAAAAATATAAGCCCTCCGATGTGTTCTTCCCCGGTTCTGGTGGTATAGGACATTATTCAGCCAGGAATATACAGTTGGTTTTTCAAAAAGCTTTGAAGGAGGCAAAAATAGAAAAAGCGGCCAAACTGACCACTTTAAGACATAGTTTTGCTGTGCATTCTCTGGAAAATGGTATCTCCATCAATCATTTGCAAAAGATCTTAGGACATAGTAATATTCAAACTACTTCCTTTTATGCCACATTTGCAAAGATTGAGTTACAAAACATCAGGTCTCCTTACGAAGATTTGATATAGGAAGTGGCACTCTCTCTGTTTCACCGGGAACGGGAGGGAATTCATTCTTTTGCCACTTTTCCTTTGCCCTTTCTATCTTTTCTTTAGAAGAACTAAGAAAATTCCAGAAATAAAATCGTTCTTCCGGAAAAGGCTCTCCCCCGAAAATGTAAACTGTACTACCTGCTTTCATTTGGAAAGTGCATAAGGTTGCATCGTTTGCCACTAATATATGCTTTGGGTGGTATACATATTCCCCGGAGCGAACTTCACCTTCTAATATATAAAGCGCACTCTCTCCAAATAGTTGAGAGCCTATTTCTATATCTGCATCCCTCTCTGCTTTGACTTCTATGAGATACAAAGGACTGTATACAGGAACTCCGGATCTCTTACCCATGACTTCACCAGCCACTAACCTATATTTTACCCCCTGCTCTTCCCAAGCAGGTAGTTCATCTGCATCAATATGATGGAAGGAAGGCTCCATGTCCTCTAAATCTTTAGGCAAAGCCACCCAAATCTGTAAGCCGTGCAGTACTTTCTCAGAAGACCTCAAGTACGGAGGAGTTCGTTCAGAATGCACTACTCCCCTACCTGCAGTCATCCAGTTAACAGCTCCCGGTTTGATTTCCACTTCTGTCCCTAAACTATCTTTGTGTAGAACAACACCTTCAAAAAGATAAGTCAAAGTGGATAAGCCAATATGAGGATGGGGAGGAACATCCAGATTTTGATAATCCTTCAGATACGCAGGACCCATATGATCTATGAATGCAAAGGGCCCTACCATCCTTTTTTGACGAAAGGGCAGCAGACGACCAACTTTGAAGTTGCCTATATCTGCTGCCCTCTCTTCTATTATTAAACTTACATTAGACATACCATGTGCGAAATTTTAGACAATTTGCAAAGAAAGATGCAATTAGTCTAACTTCATGGTGCCTTTATTTTTCAGATTCAGATGCCAACTGAACGCCTCTTCCAATAAGTGCGGAGTATGACCACCTCTTTCCTTGGCACGATCAAAATAGGATTGTAATTGTTCCCGATAGTCAGGATGAACACAATTATTAATAATCACCTGTGCCCTTTCTCGTGGAGCCAAACCGCGTAAATCAGCCAATCCTATGTCTGTAACAATGATATCTACATCATGCTCCGTGTGATCCACATGAGACACCATAGGTAGAATATGAGATATGCTGTTATTCTTAGATGCCGCTTGAGTAACAAAGATGCTTAAATAAGCATTTCTGGCAAAGTCACCTGAACCTCCTATGCCGTTCATTATATTAGTACCGCTAATATGAGTAGAGTTCACATTGCCGTAAATATCCACTTCAATAGCCGTATTGATAGCGATAATACCCAACCTACGTATCAGTCCTGGTGTATTCGATATATTCTGAGGTCGAAGTACAATCTTATCTCTGTAGTTCTGCAGATTCTCAAATATACGTTTATAACATGCTTCAGAAACCGTGATGGATGAAGCAGACGCCACGGACAGCTTACCCGCATCAATCAGATCAAAAGTACTGTCTTGCAATACCTCAGAAAACATGGTAAGATCATAGAAATTACTATGCTTGAAGCCAGAAAGAACGGCATTTGCCACTTTTCCGATTCCCGCCTGTATAGGTAGCAATCTTTCTGTCAAGTGACCTAGTTTTACTTCATTTTCAAAGAAGTTTAGGATGTGCTTCGCAATGGCAGTAGTCTTCTCGTCCGGTTCGGCTATATCCGCAGGACTATCTTTTATGTCTGTAAAAACTATAGCTACAATCTTGGAAGGATCACAAGGTATGGTTCTTCTCCCTATCTTATTTTCTGCAGCAACTATTGGAATAACATTTCTATGGGGATAATCTTCTGCCTGATATATATCATGAATACCAAAAATACTAGTAGGTACGGCTGTATTGATTTCGATAATCAATTTCTTCGCCAGTGCGGCAAAAGTCGCAGAATTTCCTACTGAGGTGGTAGGTATCAAACTTCCGTCTCTTTCAATCCCGGCAGCTTCAATGACGGCAATATCTACGGATGGTAGGTTTTTGTTGTGCAGTAATTCGGCCGCCTCACTAAGGTGCTGATCAATGAACAAAACCTCTCCCTCATTGATTTTTTGGCGAAGAACCCTGTCTACTTGGAAAGGCATTCTTTTCTTGAGCGCTCCGGCACTGGCTAACTTCCCATCTGTATCATGACCTAAAGAAGCACCGGTCATCAAGGTTATTTTTATACTTTCCTCTTTTGCACGGTCTGCAAGTGCAGGTAAAACGGCTTTACTATCTCCGGCTTTTGTAAAACCACTGGCTCCCACCACCATTTGGTCCTGAATAAAAGCTGCTGCTGATTTGGCATCCATCACTTTAGACAGCAGTTCAGGAACTTTAATTCTATCTGTCGGCATATCCTAACTTTTGAAAGCTGCAAATTTCGAGGGCTTTACCCTACGTATAGTATGACTTTCCTCAAACCAAAAGTCTGAGAATTCTCACAAATGTAATCAACTGCAGCCGCAATCCGACCCACACCCCGGATTTTTCGGTCCCCACCATTTCCATGCTAAGAACCCAAGTGCCAATAGTACAGCACCATATGCCAAAAAATCCTGCATTATTTTAATAATTGAAATGCCGCAAAGGCAGATAAATACGCTAATCCACTCATGAAAACAATCTGGATCAAGGTCCATTTCCATGAATTCGTTTCCCTTCGCATAACGCCAAGAGTAGACATACATTGCATAGCAAATGCATAGAATAACAACAAGGAAACACCCGTAGCCAAGTCAAACATAGCACTTCCATCAGGTCTTTTCTCTTGCCTCATTCTTTCTACAATCCTGGTTTCCTCTTCCCCCTGACTGCCAATATTATACAAAGTAGCCAGGTTACCAACAAACACTTCTCTGGCCGCAAATGAGGTCAGAACCGCAATACTTACTTTCCAATCATAACCCAATGGTCTAAAAACAGGCTCCACTGCACTACCAATCATTCCAATATAGGAATTTCTTAGCTTGAAACCTTGTACTTCATCCTCCCATTCTTCCGGAGTCTTATTCTCTTGAGTGATCAATTCTTCCGCCTGCCCAAAGGTAGAAGCCGGACCATGAGCACCCAGAAACCATAACAATACCGATAAAGCTAATATGATCTTACCGGCCCCCTCTACAAATGCCTTCGTTTTCTCTATCATGGTATTCACCACATTAAATACCTGAGGTCTACGATAAGTTGGCATCTCGATGATCAGATAACTTTTTACTTCAGACCTCACCATCTTCTTTAATAACCATGCTCCTCCTAAGGCAGCTAAAAAGCCAAGAAAATACATCAAGGTCATCACTAAGCCCTGAAGCCCCATAAAGCCTCCTATGGTGGTATTTGGAATGACTAATGAGATGATGATCACGTAGATGGGAATCCTGGCAGAACAAGTTGCGAACGGAGTCACTAACATGGTAATCAGTCTTTCCTTTGGATTTTCAATGTTCCTGGCAGACATAATAGCCGGAATGGCACAAGCCACCCCTGAAATTAGAGGTACTACAGATTTACCACTTAACCCGAACGGGCGCATCAGCTTATCCATCAGGAATACTACTCTACTCATATATCCGCTCTCTTCTAATAGAGCTATAAACATGAAAAGAATAGCAATCTGCGGAATAAATATCACCACCCCACCTATCCCGGGTACAATTCCTTCCGCTAAAAGTTCGGTAAACTTCCCTTCGGGTAAAGTTGCACTTATCCAAGCACTTAACTGAGCAAACTTCTCATCAATCCAATCCGTAGGAATAGATGACCATGAAAATATGGACTGGAAAACCACAAGCATAATGGCGAAGAAGATCACATATCCCCAAACAGGATGCATCAGAATTCGATCAACCTTTGCTTGCCAACCCGTAGCTTTATTTATATCCTTCTGATAAGCTTCTTTTAAGACTCCTTGAATCAGTTGGTATCTTCTAACCGTTTCTTTTTGTTGTAAACGCTTAATATCACTTACACTCAGAGTATCTTCAATCTTATGAATGCTGTTAAACTGTGCATTCTGAGACCTGTTCAACCAAGCTTTGTATTCTTTACCTCTAAAATAGCTTTCATCAACATCTGTCAATTCAAAAACCGGCTTGGTATCTGCATACTCATAAGAAGCGATGGCAGATTTTAGATCATTAAAACCCAAACCGCTTTTGCTAGATATCAGAACGGTGGAGCATTTGAAGTAGGAACTGAGTTTTGACAGATCTATAGAAATGCCTTTGGGAGCCATTTGATCTGCCATATTAATGGCCAAAATGGTAGGAAATCCTAGATCTTTGATCTGCGTAAGTAATAATAGATTACGCTTTAGGTTCTCCACTTCAGCTACCACTACCACCACATTTGGATAATAGCTATTTTTCTCATCAAAGAGCGTTTCTAATACTACTTCTTCGTCTTTAGAATTAGGCTGAATGGAATATAAACCGGGCAAATCAATGATAGTGGCTTTTAGCTGATCATTGATTTTGGCATGACCTGTTTTCCTATCTACAGTTATTCCCGGATAATTACCAACTTTCTGATTGAGACCTGTTAATGTATTAAAAACGGAGGTTTTACCCACATTTGGATTACCTACCAGAGCTACCTTAATTTCCATTAGCGAGTAATTCTATTTCTATTTGTGAAG harbors:
- the feoB gene encoding ferrous iron transport protein B, with the translated sequence MEIKVALVGNPNVGKTSVFNTLTGLNQKVGNYPGITVDRKTGHAKINDQLKATIIDLPGLYSIQPNSKDEEVVLETLFDEKNSYYPNVVVVVAEVENLKRNLLLLTQIKDLGFPTILAINMADQMAPKGISIDLSKLSSYFKCSTVLISSKSGLGFNDLKSAIASYEYADTKPVFELTDVDESYFRGKEYKAWLNRSQNAQFNSIHKIEDTLSVSDIKRLQQKETVRRYQLIQGVLKEAYQKDINKATGWQAKVDRILMHPVWGYVIFFAIMLVVFQSIFSWSSIPTDWIDEKFAQLSAWISATLPEGKFTELLAEGIVPGIGGVVIFIPQIAILFMFIALLEESGYMSRVVFLMDKLMRPFGLSGKSVVPLISGVACAIPAIMSARNIENPKERLITMLVTPFATCSARIPIYVIIISLVIPNTTIGGFMGLQGLVMTLMYFLGFLAALGGAWLLKKMVRSEVKSYLIIEMPTYRRPQVFNVVNTMIEKTKAFVEGAGKIILALSVLLWFLGAHGPASTFGQAEELITQENKTPEEWEDEVQGFKLRNSYIGMIGSAVEPVFRPLGYDWKVSIAVLTSFAAREVFVGNLATLYNIGSQGEEETRIVERMRQEKRPDGSAMFDLATGVSLLLFYAFAMQCMSTLGVMRRETNSWKWTLIQIVFMSGLAYLSAFAAFQLLK
- a CDS encoding succinate CoA transferase, with product MPTDRIKVPELLSKVMDAKSAAAFIQDQMVVGASGFTKAGDSKAVLPALADRAKEESIKITLMTGASLGHDTDGKLASAGALKKRMPFQVDRVLRQKINEGEVLFIDQHLSEAAELLHNKNLPSVDIAVIEAAGIERDGSLIPTTSVGNSATFAALAKKLIIEINTAVPTSIFGIHDIYQAEDYPHRNVIPIVAAENKIGRRTIPCDPSKIVAIVFTDIKDSPADIAEPDEKTTAIAKHILNFFENEVKLGHLTERLLPIQAGIGKVANAVLSGFKHSNFYDLTMFSEVLQDSTFDLIDAGKLSVASASSITVSEACYKRIFENLQNYRDKIVLRPQNISNTPGLIRRLGIIAINTAIEVDIYGNVNSTHISGTNIMNGIGGSGDFARNAYLSIFVTQAASKNNSISHILPMVSHVDHTEHDVDIIVTDIGLADLRGLAPRERAQVIINNCVHPDYREQLQSYFDRAKERGGHTPHLLEEAFSWHLNLKNKGTMKLD
- a CDS encoding Tex family protein → MTTAQLQYISELLNVSIQQISKTVELLEAGGTVPFIARYRKEATGSLDEVHILEIKKWNDKMKEADKRRTAILESIEAQGKLTSELRNKLEKTLLLADLEEIYLPYKPKKKTRASVAMEAGLEPLAKLIFDQRERNLESIAGRYLNDKVKSVDEALAGARDIIAEWIADDLECRKRVRSIYERTAYVVSKVKKGKEEEGLKFKDYFDYEEEAKRIPSHRYLAIKRGEEEGILKVGLEIEKEDAENQLQRLLLKGLPEAKEQVNLALTDALKRLMMPSLEKEFDNALKEKADKAAIEIFTTNLRQLLLAAPMGQKRTMGIDPGFRTGCKVVILDAQGNLMADDVIYPTFKAQEAEAKLLHLWEKHKTEVIAIGNGTAGRETEQFVKDLLKRKQLPQKVIMVSEQGASIYSASEVAREEFPEKDLTVRGAVSIGRRLMDPLAELVKIDPKSIGVGQYQHDVNQKELKESLDAVVESCVNLVGVELNTASKHLLSYVSGIGPSIAHNIVEFRASNGKFKSRKDLKKVPRLGEKVFEQAAGFLRIHGAEHPLDNTAVHPESYHLVEKMAKDLKVDLKSFIASKELQEKVDIKAYVTDKIGLPTLRDIMEEIKKPGRDPREAFEAFEFADVNSIEDLKVGMILPGVVTNITAFGCFVDVGVHQDGLVHVSHLANRFVKDPNEVVKVHQKVKAKVLEVDVPRKRISLSLKEA
- a CDS encoding pirin family protein, which gives rise to MSNVSLIIEERAADIGNFKVGRLLPFRQKRMVGPFAFIDHMGPAYLKDYQNLDVPPHPHIGLSTLTYLFEGVVLHKDSLGTEVEIKPGAVNWMTAGRGVVHSERTPPYLRSSEKVLHGLQIWVALPKDLEDMEPSFHHIDADELPAWEEQGVKYRLVAGEVMGKRSGVPVYSPLYLIEVKAERDADIEIGSQLFGESALYILEGEVRSGEYVYHPKHILVANDATLCTFQMKAGSTVYIFGGEPFPEERFYFWNFLSSSKEKIERAKEKWQKNEFPPVPGETERVPLPISNLRKET
- a CDS encoding BaiN/RdsA family NAD(P)/FAD-dependent oxidoreductase, whose translation is MDIYDFLVIGGGASGYFAAINTKEKAPHLKIGIIEKQGKVLQKVKVSGGGRCNVTNGETDPKILSKNYPRGADFLETAFQTFGSKDTYSWFEKRGVKLKTEKDGRVFPVSDSSQSIIDCFLRLAKGVDLFLKTRVENLERDGELWIIHCSDDSIFKAKRLLIATGSDSRIWSALHHLNFKIEPEVPSLFTFQIPEPELHELQGISFPNATVRAGKILQNGPLLITHWGLSGPAILKLSAWGAYALKEKDYQFDLEVNWLSEKDIRKVEADLKAKFAENPKKNVRMLPYGTLTQRFWNYICVRSGIGEFQKGAEAGKKQIAKLLENLTAAKYKVSGKSTFKEEFVTAGGVSLDEIHVETFASKQYPNLYFGGEVLNIDAITGGFNFQAAWTAGWIISSDVSKK
- a CDS encoding tyrosine-type recombinase/integrase, with translation MTHLIERFTELLKKGKYNSATIAAYRNAIFVFYNNFRDYPQNKFTDELISEYILNLSKKTNPQVAAQTGKAIILFFDKIYNRKLNIKATGKIKEEQTIEILSKSELQTLFSSIKNLKHKLLLIMIYNNGLKVNEAINLKVGDIDTENNTIKIDADQPKKSRLLRLSPALNGLIEEYKQKYKPSDVFFPGSGGIGHYSARNIQLVFQKALKEAKIEKAAKLTTLRHSFAVHSLENGISINHLQKILGHSNIQTTSFYATFAKIELQNIRSPYEDLI